Below is a window of Hydrogenimonas sp. DNA.
CGACCATGCGCCTATGGACTTCGATCCGAGATACCGCATGGGGTTCGATGAGATGAGAGCGTACGAAGAGGAGGTTCTGCTCGCGAAAGAGAGGTACAAAGAGAGAATCGACATCCGCCTCGCATACGAAGTCGACTATCTTCCGGGCCATATCGACGAACGGGTGCTAAAGGCCGATGTGGACTACCTGATAGGCTCGGTGCACTTCATAGACCGGTGGGGATTCGACAACCCGGAGTTCATCGGCAAGTACGCGGGAGCCGACATAGATACGATTTGGCAGGACTACTTCGACCTCGTAGAGAGTATGGCAGACTACGGAAAGTTCGATATAGTCGGCCACCTGGATCTAATTAAAGTATTCAAATATGTTCCCAAAACGGATGTCAGACTCATCGCCCAAAAGGCTATGGACGCCATAAAGCGTGCGGATATGGCCATAGAGATAAATGCTGCAGGCTTTCGCAAGCCGATCGGAGAGCAGTACCCCTCCAGGGAGCTCCTAGAGATGGCTTTCGAAAGAGATATACCCGTTACGTTCGGCTCGGATGCGCACAAGCCGGAACAGGTGGGGTACAAAAAAGATGAGATCGCCGCCTTCGCCGCCTCGGTTGGATATACGGAGGCTGTCCACTATATAAAGAGGGAGCGCTACAGCGTGAAATTCCGCAACGGGATGTAACCTTTCATCCCGTCCGGGGCACTGCCTCTTTTTTAATCAATCCTTTCACTTCCGCTTTACAGATTTTTTGTTACAATACCCGATATTCCAAAAATAACCCAAGGAGAGACAATGGGCAAATTCGTCAACAATGTCGAAGAGTTCTTCAGATACTGCGCGGAAAACGAAGTCAAATTCGTCGATCTCCGCTTCACCGATATAAAAGGCGCATGGCACCACCTCACATATCTTCTGAGTGCACTCGACAAAGATATGCTTACAAACGGACTTCCGTTCGACGGAAGCTCCATAGAAGCGTGGCAGCCTATCAACAAATCGGATATGATCCTCAAGCCCGATATCGAAACGGCGTTCCTTGATCCTTTCACCGCAGATCCCACCATCATAGTATTCTGTGACGTTTACGATATCTACAAAGGCCAGATGTACGAGAAGTGCCCCCGCTCCATAGCGAAAAAGGCACTCAAGTATCTGGAAGAGTCCGGTATAGGCGATGTAGCCTACTTCGGTCCGGAAAACGAATTCTTCATTTTCGACGATGTGCAGATAAAAGACGAGATCAACGAGTCCTACTACCGTGTCGACAGCGAAGAGGGAGAGTGGAACGACCCGAGCCGCAACGACGACTTCGGAAACATAGGCCACAGACCGCGCACAAAAGGCGGCTACTTCCCCGTAGCTCCTACGGACAGCATGGTCGACCTCCGTGCCGAGATGATGCAGGTTCTCGAAGAGGTGGGTCTAGAAGTAGTTCTCGGACACCACGAAGTGGCACAGGCTCAGGGAGAGATAGGTGTCAAGTTCGGCACCCTGGTCGAAGCGGCTGACAATGTTCAGAAGTACAAGTATGTAGTCAGAATGGTCGCACACCTCAACGGCAAGACGGCTACATTCATGCCCAAGCCTCTCTTCGGAGACAACGGAAACGGAATGCACGTACACCAGTCGATCTGGAAAGATGGGAAGAACCTCTTCTACAAAGAGGGAGAGTACGGAAACCTGAGTGAAACCGCCCGCCACTATATGGGTGGAGTTCTGAAACATGCACAGGCGGTTGCCGCGTTTACAAACGCTTCCACAAACTCCTACAAGCGCCTCATTCCCGGATTCGAAGCTCCTTCGATCCTGACATACTCCAGCCAGAACAGATCGGCTTCAATCCGTATTCCCTACGGTGCGGGAGAGAAAGCTACAAGAATCGAAACACGCTTCCCCGACAGCTCATCCTGCCCCTATCTCGCCTTCACGGCACTGCTTCTTGCCGGTCTTGACGGCATTAAAAACAAATATGAGCCTGTAGGCCCGATGGATATAGACCTCTTCGAACTGAGCCTGGACGAAATCAGGGAAAAAGGTATCCAGCAGATGCCTCACACACTTCGGGAAGCGGTCGAAGCGCTTATCAAGGACAACGACTTCCTCAAGCCCGTTATGACCGACGACTTCATCGATACATACAAGAGCTACAAATTCGAAACACAGATATGGCCGGACGAATCACGACCGACCGCTTTCGAATTCAAAACCACATACTCCTGCTAAACATCTCCGCACCTTCGGGTGCGGGCTCCTGCCGCCCCTTCGTTTACAGACATTTAAACTTGGTTGACGGCCCGTTGACCGCCGGCATGTAAGATACTCCCGATATATGAAAGAGGGAGGCTTTTCAATCATGACCATACGACTGTTCGCACTGTTTTGTGCCGTTCTTCTCACTATAGGTTCCGCTATGCAAAAACCGGATGACGGAAGAGACGAGATCCACAGCGGCAAAATCCCGATTTTCAAGAAATAAGAGTATAATATGTTGGAAACTGACCTTACGCAAAATTTGTCAGCCTTGGGATTTGAGCGGAAAAATATCGTCAAAAAACCGCGCCTGCCCGTAAGGGTGCCGAAGGCGTTAGCGGTTTTTAGATATTTTGTAGCGTCCCACGGGGCAAATCCCGCTCGGCGTGCAGATTTTGCGTAAGGTCAGTTGGAAACAGACGCTGCACCGACGCAAATCCCGGATCAAAGGGGGAAGCATGATCAACATTCTGATGATAGAAGACGATATAGACATAAGCACCCTTCTGACGAAGTACCTCGGACAGTACGGGATGGATGTCCATAGCGTGGAGACACCCAAAGCTGCACTCAATGCACTAGAGTTGGACCATTACGACCTGATAATACTCGATCTCACTCTCCCGCAGATGGACGGCCTCGAGCTATGCAAGATCATCAGAAAAGATCACGACATACCCATAATCATCTCCAGTGCACGTAGCGATCTGACAGATAAGATAATAGGGCTGGAGTACGGTGCCGACGACTACCTTCCGAAACCCTACGAGCCGAGGGAGCTTGTCGCCAGAGTACAGAGCATACTGCGTCGCTACCGTCCCACTCTTCAGCCCCACGGCACCGATTTCGAACTGGATGAGAGCAGAATGCAGATAACCCATAAAGGCGAAGTGCTTGATCTCACCACGGCCGAATATGAGATCTTGAGACTCTTTCTGCTCAACCCGGCAACTGTTCTCAGCAGGGACTACCTCGCCAACAACGCCGAATCGATCTCATGGGAGAGCTCCGAGCGGACAATAGATGTCATTATAAGCCGGATAAGAAACAAGATCGGCGACAATCCGAAACAGCCGCGCTACATAAAATCTATTCGCGGAGCAGGATATAAATTTACACCGTGAACCGCCACTCGATATTTTTCAAACTCAACCTGATATTCATATTCGCTCTCGGCGCTCTGATAGCGCTTTTCGCCATGATGGTGAAGGAGATCGAGAGCCAGGAGATGCGGATTCTGGAGAAGAAGGCGATCGAATGCGAAGCCGATATCCGCAAGATCATAGTTCAAAACGGAACCCCTCTTAAGGAGAGATTCGAAGAGCACGGTTATACCGTCATCGAGCATCCCGAGGAGATAAATGTCAATCTGCGCCCCATCTTCCAGCCTCCCCCGCCCTCGTTTTCACCTGCGTTGAGAGAGCGTATCGAAGACGGGCGGCTTAGAATCTACCGTGACGACAGCAGAATCTATTTCGAACTTGTAGGGCCCAAAAGCTCGAGAATGGTGGCGGCACCCATAGAGGTCTACCGCCCCAAGTGGATAGCACTCTTTTTCGGAGGAATGACCGGTATAATCATTCTTCTCTACTGGACTCTCAGAAGGAGCCTGATTCCGCTAAAAACGCTTGCGAAGCAGATAAGACGTTTCGGGGAGGGAGAGACGGATATCTCCACTCTCTCGAACAAACGGGACGAAATTGCCTTCGTAGCCAACCAGTTCGATGCGACCGTAAAAAAGATAAATGCGATGAAAGAGGCCCGTACACTCTTTATGCGTAACATAATGCACGAGTTGAAAACTCCGATAACCAAAGGGAAACTGAGTGTAGCCCTGCTCAAGGAGGAGCAGGAGGCGAAGATACTGCAGCGCGCTTTCAGCCGGATGGAACACCTGATACACGAAATGGCGGAGATGGAGATGATAACCTCCCGCTCACTCGATCTGAAGAGCGGCGTCTGCGATTTCCGCTCACTCGTCAAAGATGCGGCGAACCTTCTCTTCATAGAGGAGGAGCGTATAGTCGTCTCCTGCCGCTCATGCCATATCGAGGCGGACTACAACATGATGGTGATAGTCCTCAAAAACCTCATCGACAACGCAATAAAGTACGGTTCGGAGGATAAGGTCCATCTCTCTTTCAGAAAAGGTACCCTGGAGGTGATAAACAGGGGTGAACCGATGTCGGAGAGTTTCGAAAAACTTCTTGAACCCTTCAGC
It encodes the following:
- a CDS encoding histidinol-phosphatase, whose amino-acid sequence is MKKMNEKRVIDLHNHTSRCNHAEGTIDDYIEKAISEGIDIFGFSDHAPMDFDPRYRMGFDEMRAYEEEVLLAKERYKERIDIRLAYEVDYLPGHIDERVLKADVDYLIGSVHFIDRWGFDNPEFIGKYAGADIDTIWQDYFDLVESMADYGKFDIVGHLDLIKVFKYVPKTDVRLIAQKAMDAIKRADMAIEINAAGFRKPIGEQYPSRELLEMAFERDIPVTFGSDAHKPEQVGYKKDEIAAFAASVGYTEAVHYIKRERYSVKFRNGM
- a CDS encoding glutamine synthetase type I, which codes for MGKFVNNVEEFFRYCAENEVKFVDLRFTDIKGAWHHLTYLLSALDKDMLTNGLPFDGSSIEAWQPINKSDMILKPDIETAFLDPFTADPTIIVFCDVYDIYKGQMYEKCPRSIAKKALKYLEESGIGDVAYFGPENEFFIFDDVQIKDEINESYYRVDSEEGEWNDPSRNDDFGNIGHRPRTKGGYFPVAPTDSMVDLRAEMMQVLEEVGLEVVLGHHEVAQAQGEIGVKFGTLVEAADNVQKYKYVVRMVAHLNGKTATFMPKPLFGDNGNGMHVHQSIWKDGKNLFYKEGEYGNLSETARHYMGGVLKHAQAVAAFTNASTNSYKRLIPGFEAPSILTYSSQNRSASIRIPYGAGEKATRIETRFPDSSSCPYLAFTALLLAGLDGIKNKYEPVGPMDIDLFELSLDEIREKGIQQMPHTLREAVEALIKDNDFLKPVMTDDFIDTYKSYKFETQIWPDESRPTAFEFKTTYSC
- a CDS encoding putative two-component regulator translates to MINILMIEDDIDISTLLTKYLGQYGMDVHSVETPKAALNALELDHYDLIILDLTLPQMDGLELCKIIRKDHDIPIIISSARSDLTDKIIGLEYGADDYLPKPYEPRELVARVQSILRRYRPTLQPHGTDFELDESRMQITHKGEVLDLTTAEYEILRLFLLNPATVLSRDYLANNAESISWESSERTIDVIISRIRNKIGDNPKQPRYIKSIRGAGYKFTP
- a CDS encoding putative two-component sensor yields the protein MNRHSIFFKLNLIFIFALGALIALFAMMVKEIESQEMRILEKKAIECEADIRKIIVQNGTPLKERFEEHGYTVIEHPEEINVNLRPIFQPPPPSFSPALRERIEDGRLRIYRDDSRIYFELVGPKSSRMVAAPIEVYRPKWIALFFGGMTGIIILLYWTLRRSLIPLKTLAKQIRRFGEGETDISTLSNKRDEIAFVANQFDATVKKINAMKEARTLFMRNIMHELKTPITKGKLSVALLKEEQEAKILQRAFSRMEHLIHEMAEMEMITSRSLDLKSGVCDFRSLVKDAANLLFIEEERIVVSCRSCHIEADYNMMVIVLKNLIDNAIKYGSEDKVHLSFRKGTLEVINRGEPMSESFEKLLEPFSRDENGDRRESFGLGLYIVRSILEAHGATLSHRYEKGYHIFSIDGLKTVKRK